AAAATTGGAAATTTCAATTTGCTGAATGTGCCGTTCTTGCTTTCGTCTTTAAATTCTTTTATAAAGTCCTGATCGCGTTTAATTTTGGATAAAATGAATACTCTAAAACTCAAACTCATAATTTTAAGTCTCCCCGTTAATTGGTGACAATCGATTATTCCTCTTTCCATAAGATTGATCAGGATATCTTTGTTTTTATAGTTTACAAAATGGTCTTGGGCAAAATCAAAAAGAACATTGCGGGTTTCATCCTCTTTGGGTAAAGATTCCCATACTTTTTCATATTCATCCGCAAATTTCTGATTGTTGTAATTCAGTATAAAGTCCATTCTTAAGGCCGGTGATATTTCATCATTACTGTCTTTATCAAAAACTTCATTGATTGTTATGTCGCGGTCTGTGCATTTGGTTTGATCTACAGCTGTTTTCTTATTGGGTTTTTCAATCAGTTCTTTAATATCATTGTCATTCACCATCGGAATAAAAATGTGATCGTTTTCTAACGGCTCTTTTCTACACGGAAAATATTTCTCATAACCAGCCTGCATCAAATCATAAAAGAAGAAACGGTTGCTGTAAAAGTTTAGTAAATAATAGATGAGAATAGTGAGAAAAAAGAGCCCGATAAACAATGACGAAACAATCAAACTGAAATTATACCAGTTCTCACTTTGCAGAATTGCCTTAGAGTTTAGATAGTATTTGCCGTTAAGAGAATTAAATGTGAAATTTTTAATTTCAAACATAGCCGGACGATCTAAAAATCTAAGGTTGGCTTTTTGAATTACATCGTCTTTGCAATTAGGCAATAAAAATGGGGCTTTACCTTCTGCATTACAATTGCAGCTGTAAGCGTTTATAATTTGCTTATTAAAATCTTTATTTTGTTCACTTATTTGATTCGAAGAACAATAATAACGGGCAAAGTCATTTAATTCGTTAACATAAAAAGCACTGATCAATACAAACGGAAACACAGCAAAATGATACAATAATCTTGCTGTTAAAAATCGTGTATAATCTTTTCTTTTTACTCCTTCATTTAAACTTTTAAAGGATTTTAAATCGTCATTTTCTCTTTCTCTCCAGCCTCTGTAATAAAAAATTAGTCTGACATGAGTAATAAAAAGAGCTATGATCGCAAAATATAAATTGCAATAAGAAAACAAAATCAAAGGCAGACAAATACCAAAAACAAATGAAAACAGTAACAGTTTTACAAGCTCTTTTACAGGATCTGAAGTGCGGATATTTAGTGTTATTAAGTTAATGAGCACCAAATTAACCCCGACCAATAAACAGAAAACAAATGCTATTGAAGGAGAAGATATTAAAGACAATACAACAGTCAATAGTATTGCTGCAGAATTGACTATCAATAAACGTTTATATTGAAATGCTCGTGTATTATCCGGAAAAAGATGATAAAAATGATGGTTTGAAAACAGACTGAGACGGCCAGAGTAAAAAAGAGCTGAATAAACAGATGTAATTACCAATATGAAAAAGCCGTAAAAAAGAGAAATTAAGAATCCGTTACTAAAAGTAAACATTGATAAACGATTGAGATGAGATAAATCGCGGGTTCCTAAAATGTATATAGGAGAATCAACTTTGATGCTTAGTTTTTTTGCATATATCTGATAAGCTGTTCCCTGATACTCTATTTCAAAAGATTTCTTATCAACGCCAGATAACAAACTTATCAGATCGAGGTTTCTTTTTGATCCGTTTCGTAAATTTTGATACAAGTTTTTTTCGGGATCATTCTGCATCAATACCTCTCCATTTCGATCTATGAGCATATAACCTGTTCCAGGAGGCAGGTTTATTTCTTCGGAAAAGTATTGTCTAAAAGCGATTCCTTTATTAATCCCTTTTGAATTTGATTTTTTTTCGGCGTATATCCATTGGTATCTGTTATTTTCTCTGGAAAATACAGCCGTAAGCAAATTATCTATTTTTTGATTATTTAATTTATTCTGCTTTAGTATCTGAAAATACATTCTATCCGAATATTTTCTGCGTATATCAGGAACCGTGGTGCTTAAATCTGTTGTTATCAATCCCTTTTCGTCCATACGGAAATAACTGTCTAAATGATCGAACAACTTCGAACTTTCCTGAAAACTTCTTATTATTTCGGGGTTATTTTCACTCCTGTTTTTATTTTCTTTATCTCTTTTTCTGCCCGATTTTTTATTTACAGAAGCCGCTGCCGAAGTCTTTTTTAAAGATATTCCAACAAATGTATTATTCGAATTATTCCATTTTTCTTCCAGTATTGGTTTGGTTGTCCAATTTTGATACGCCTTAATTTGTCCGCTAAAAGAAGAATCAATGTTTTCAACCAGCTTTTCTAAATCGTCTGTATTTCTGGTTTTTAAAGCGTTATTCCAATACGACAATATTCCAAACACAACCAAAACGGCAATCAGAACCCCAATCGAAAAAGCAACTCCAACCAAATCTGTCTGGCTGAGCCTTTCTGTATAACTGCTTATGACAGGTTTTATAAAATTTATTCCTAATATCAGTATGACAACTAAAAGCAGACTGAAAATCAACAAGCCGGTATCAATTTGCCGAATACTGGTTTGAAAAGTAGAATTATCAATTCCTGTCGCTAAGAATATGGAGTAACTGGTTCGTGGAATTTTTATTTGATCGGCATAATAACGCTTTGCAGATTTTTTAAAGCTAAAAGGGCCATTCTTCCTGTTGTTTTTAACCAAGCTATCCTGATCTGCCAAACTAATGTTTTGAGATATAAAGGATTTATTTGTCAGGCAGCTTCCGTTTTCAATTGGACAAATGTAAAAGGAAGAAAAATGTGTTGTAGAATTAATCTTAGTTAGAAATTTAGTTAAGTCAATATCAGTGCTGTCAGGAACTTCTATAATTTTTGAGCTAAAAGTCTTTTTATTTTTTTCAGAAGAAATAGACAATTTGATTGTTCTAAATAGTCTGATTGTACCGTCTTCTAATTGTTTAAATTTCTTTTTATTAATTAGTATGGTATCAATATACACAGTAGGTGAACCTTTATATTGTGAAAGATTCAGTGTGTCCATTTTGTTTTCACTAATGTAATTTACCTGATCGTCAAAGTAGGTTTTAAGCTGTTCTTCAATACCTTTTAAAATGGCTATATTTTTGGCATCTTCTTTTCTCTCATTATTGGGAAGAATATAGTACAAATAACCAAATGTCAACAAAGCAATAACCAGCGCTGTTATTATAGAATAAGTATGTTTTTTAAAAGATTCACTTATAGTAGAAAACAGTTCCATTTGTTTGTCGAATTAAATAAAACATTAAACCCTTCTTGGATCTCCTTTTAAATACTTTTTACTAAACTTAAAATATTCAGTAGAAGTTCTTTCGCCTGCTTTACCATCAACTCTTAATACACTTCCGGCGCGATTAAGCAGTTTTTGCAATTCTATAGCTTCATTTGTAACAGTGCCGGAATAGTACGATGTTTTGTCTCCCAGTTTTAGTATTTCTTCTACGATATGATCGTTTATTACAGGTATCTGCTGTTGTTCCATTAAGCGTCTCAATAGTACTGCAGCTCCACATTGTTTAGAAACAGCATTAGGATCATAACGCCCATCCTGAACATATTTACCTTTAGTGTAATGATTAGAATAACTCCATAAATAAGGCGAATTAATACCTTGTCTATAATAGCCTAATCCGTTAAATAATTCCAGTTTATAGAGAATTCCCGCAATACTCCAATCTGTCCAGGTGTTTAATTTATCATAAACCAAAGCATCTTTAGCACTTTCTTCCCAAGTAAACGGCGGCGTTCCGGTTTTAGGACGACCTGCAGGAACTTGTACCGTACGTTTGGTAAGCGGATCTCCATTATGTAAATGTTTATCAAAGCTCAAACTGCCTTCCATACAGTGTATAATGGCAATAACATACCAGGGAATATTTAACTGATCTCCAACTGATTGGTATCTCGTTTTATTAGAAACCATTTTTGTTATTATCCTGTCAATTTCAGGATATTTAATCTCTCTTATAACGCAGGAAGCAAATAATCTTTCATAATTGCTTTTTTTGTCTGGTGGAACTATTGAAGCCATGATAGTTTATAATTAATTAGTTTCAAAAAAAATGAATCGTAAAAAGTTTTGCCGTTACATTAGTAACATTACATGCATAAAGACCAAAACATATTGTTCGACCTAAATTGACATTATTTTTTTAGAAGTAAACTCCAGTACATCATTCAAAAAAAATTAGTTGTTTTAAAAACTTTCTTCAACTATCATTTCTTTGTATCATAATACTATACAGGCTAATATTGTTTGGTAATGTGAAAAAAAATAAAGTATATCTTTTTAATAAATCGAATTCTCTTCTGCTTTTATAATTGATCACAGAAGACCCTTTTTTAACTATTTAAAAGATAATCCCACAAAACTAAAGACCAAAATTAACTATTTAAAATCAGATACTTACGGGTGAAAACACCCTTTTTTTGTAAGGGTTTATTTTAATAAATCAAACAGAAGATCAATAAGCTTCGGAGAAGCAAAATATTTATAGGGAAAAAAGACGTTTACAAGATAAAAGCTCCGGAGGAGTGACATATTTTCTATAAATATTCCCTTCTATTCAAAGCAATTAACCTTTTAAAACAGCTCTTTTTTTCTCTCATTCAAAAGCCTATCTTTGCGCTTTTAGAATTATTTAATTAAATAGAAACTGATATTTCAGTTATAATTTTCATGAATTACTTATCTGTAGAAAATATATCGAAGTCATTTGGCGAAAGAGTCCTTTTTGACAACATTTCATTTGGAATCAACAAAGACCAAAAAATTGCCTTTATTGCCAAAAATGGTTCCGGAAAAACAACCATTATGAGCATTATTAATGGTTTGGAAGAACCAGATACCGGACAGGTGGTTTTGAGAAAAGGAATCAGAATGGCATTTCTTTCGCAGGATAATAATTTACAGGATGAGTTAACGATTGAAGAAAGTATTTTTGCTTCTGATAATGAAACGCTTAAAGTAATTGAAGCTTACGAAAAAGCACTTGAAAATCCTTCTGATGAAGAAGCTTACCAAAAAGCTTTCGACGCCATGGATCAGCACAATGCGTGGGATTTTGAAACACAGTACAAGCAGATTCTATTTAAATTAAAACTGGAAGATTTTAAACTTAAAGTTAAAAGTCTTTCGGGAGGACAAAAAAAACGACTTTCACTGGCTATCATATTAATCAACCGTCCGGATTTATTAATTTTGGATGAGCCAACCAACCACTTAGATCTGGAAATGATCGAATGGCTTGAAAGTTATTTTGCTAAAGAAAATATTACGTTGTTTATGGTAACACACGACCGTTTCTTTTTAGAACGTGTCTGCAACGAAATCATCGAACTTGACAACGGAAAATTATACCAATACAAAGGAAATTATTCTTATTACCTTCAGAAAAAAGAAGAAAGAATTACCTCAGAAAACGCTAGTATAGACAAAGCTAAAAACCTTTTTGTAAAAGAATTAGAATGGATGCGCCGCCAGCCAAAAGCGAGAACAACCAAATCTAAATCACGTCAGGATGATTTTTACGTTATTAAAGAAAAAGCGCAAAGCCGACGAAAAGAAAATGTAGTCGAACTTGAAATTAATATGGAAAGAATGGGAAGTAAAATTATTGAGCTTCACAAACTTTCTAAAAAATTCAAAGACCGCGTTATTCTGGACAACTTTAGTTTTGATTTTCAGCGCGGCGAAAGAATCGGAATTATTGGTAAAAACGGAACTGGAAAATCGACTTTCTTAAATCTTTTAACTGGAACAATTCCGCCAGACAGCGGACGAGTTGTAAAAGGTGACACTATAAAAATAGGTTACTACACTCAATCTGGAATTAATCCAAAACCGGGGCAGCGTGTTATTGACATTATTAAAGAATACGGAGAATATATTCCGCTGACAAAAGGAAAAATTATTTCGGCTTCACAGCTTTTAGAAAGATTTCTTTTTGATGCTAAAAAACAATATGATTATGTTGAGAAATTAAGCGGTGGAGAATTAAAACGTTTGTATTTGTGTACCGTTTTAATTCAGAATCCGAACTTTTTGATTCTCGATGAGCCTACTAACGATTTGGATATCGTAACGCTAAATGTTCTTGAAAGTTTTCTTTTAGATTATCCAGGATGTCTATTGGTAGTTTCGCACGATCGTTATTTTATGGATAAAATTGTCGATCATTTATTTGTTTTTAGAGGACAGGGCGAAATCGAAAATTTTCCCGGCAACTATTCTGATTTCAGAGCGTATGAAGACAGCGCCGATGTTTCTTCAGCAAAAGAAGAAACGAAAACAGAAAAGAAAGACTGGAAACAAAATAATACAACCGGAAATTTAACTTTCAACGAGCAAAAAGAATATCAAAAAATCGAAAGAGAGATAAAAGATTTAGAAATAGAAAAAACCAAAATCGAACAATTATTCTCTGACGGAAAAGTTGCTGATGCAGATATCGAGAAAAAGGCAAACGAGTTACAAAGTATAATAAATAAAATTGACCAGAAAGAAGAACGCTGGTTCGAACTTTCAGCAAAGCTTGAAGGATAGCCTGATTACACAGAGATTCACAAAGAAGACACAGAGCTACACGAAATTTTTTGTGAATCTTTGCGTTTCTTTGTGAATCTTTGAGAAACAAAACTTACTTTTAAGTACAAAAAAAATAAAAAAATGAAACAACTTTTATCAGCTTTACTTGCAATAGCACTTTTTATTTCTTGTTCTAAAGACAAAGATGAAGTAACAGATTATACGGCTCAAAACGAAAAAGAAATCACTGATTATTTAGCAGCCAATAATTTAACAGCTCAAAGAACTGATTCTGGTTTGTATTATATCATAGATAAACCAGGCGAAGGAGATAATCCTACAATTAATTCAAATGTTACGGTTATTTATAAAGGCTACTTTACAGATGGCACTGTATTCGACGAAACTGATAAAGATGTAAAAGAAGGAGAAGAGAAAAAAGGAGTTTCGTTTGGTTTAAATCAGGTAATTCAGGGTTGGAAAGAAGGAATTCCGTTTTTTAAACCAGGAGGAGAAGGAAAACTTTTAATTCCTTCACATTTAGGTTACGGAAGTAAAGATTATAAATCCATTCCCGGAGGATCGGTGCTTATATTCGATATAACATTAAAATCGGTTAATTAAGATATTTTCAAAATTCCAGAATGCTTTTTCAAATCAAATCTTATTTAAAATTTCTTTGGAATTCTAAAAACGAACATGGAGTTCATTCGCCTTTTGTTTTTAGTTTACTAACGAAATGCTTCTATGATAAGAAACCAAAACCAGAATATGCGATTCTAAAGAAATACAGAAAATCACTTCTTGAAAATAAAAATTTCATCGAAGTAACTGATTTTGGCGCAGGTTCTAAAGTTTTTAAATCTAACAAAAGACAGATTTCTAAAATTGCATCAACTGCCGGAATTTCACCAAAACGCGCTGAATTATTATTTCGCGTAACAAATTATTTTCAGCCAAAAAATGTTCTTGAAATTGGAACTTCTTTAGGTTTGGCGACTTCTGCCCTTGCCTTAGGAAACACAAATGCAAAAGTTATTACAATTGAAGGCTGTCCAAATACGGCAAACGCTGCTCAAAATGAATTAGATAGATTTGATTGTAAAAATGTTGAAAATATAGTTTCTGAATTTGAATCTTTTTTGATTTCAGAAAATCTAAATTCTAAAATCTACGATCTAATATATTTCGACGGGAATCATTCAAAAAAAGCGACTTTAACTTATTTTGAAGTTCTTCTGCAAACTATAAACAATGATTCTGTTTGGATTTTTGATGATATTCACTGGTCTCCGGAAATGGAAGAAGCATGGGAAATCATAAAAAATCATCCTAAAGTAAAAGTAACGATCGATACCTTTCAATGGGGATTTGTATTTTTCAGGTACGAACAGGAAAAAGAACATTTTGTTATTCGAGCATAAAAAAGGCAACCATTACTGATTGCCTTTAATACTAATTCAAAATAATTACGATTATTTTTTAGCATCTTTATTTTCTTCAGATTTTGCACCCATTCTGTTTACAGTATACATTGGTGCAAATTTAATTTTTAGACCGGCAATTTTTCTGTTATCTTCTGCTGTAAGTCCTTCTTTTTCAACTGTATTTTTACGGCTGTCAAGGGCTTCATACATTAGTTTAACTTCATCCCAGTCTTCTCTCGAATATTTATCTTTATTATCTTCAACGGTATGAACGAACTGCTGATAAACACTATGAATATTTTGAGCATTTACCCAGCTGAAATTCATATCATCACCAATTTTTCCTGCTCCAAATAATGCGTCTCTTAATTGTTGTTTTGGACTTGGAGCCGGAGCTGGAGGGGCAAAAACGGTGGACATTTCATTTTTAAATTCTTCATATTTAGTTTTGCTGGCATTTACTTTTTCGGTCGCTGCCGAATTATCTTTTAAATCTGCCAGTGCTGCCTGAGCTTCCTGAGATCTTCTGTCATATTCAGCATCAACAGCTTTCCAGTCTGCTTTTAAATTCTCTGCCGAAACATTTTTTACAGAATCAACATAAGCTACATATGCATCAACTTTCTTTTGTGCTTGTTCTTGTTTTTCATCTTTACACGATGTAAATCCTAATGCAATTAATGCAATTCCTAATACTAATTGTATATTTTTCATAATACTGATTGTTTTAATTTTTAATTAAGTTATAATCAAATTTACCAAATAGCTAACCGAATAAATTACATTATTATCACATTTTAAAATTTAAAAACATTTTAAAACTATAAAATTCATAAAATAATGATAATTATGCAAAATCAATCCGAAATGATATAACCATTTTTTGCTTTAAAAAACATATTATTTTTAATATATTTTAATCAAAAAGGGTTTGTAACAAAATTCAATTCTAAACTACTTATCATTTTTATTAAAAAGTGTTTCGTACTTTTAAATCCAAAATTGTAAAATAAAATGGCAGATCCATTAATTAAGATAACCGACATAAAAAGGAATTTTGCACTTGGCAACGAAATTGTATACGTTTTAAAAGGCATTAACCTCGAAATC
The sequence above is a segment of the Flavobacterium sp. genome. Coding sequences within it:
- a CDS encoding ABC-F family ATP-binding cassette domain-containing protein — translated: MNYLSVENISKSFGERVLFDNISFGINKDQKIAFIAKNGSGKTTIMSIINGLEEPDTGQVVLRKGIRMAFLSQDNNLQDELTIEESIFASDNETLKVIEAYEKALENPSDEEAYQKAFDAMDQHNAWDFETQYKQILFKLKLEDFKLKVKSLSGGQKKRLSLAIILINRPDLLILDEPTNHLDLEMIEWLESYFAKENITLFMVTHDRFFLERVCNEIIELDNGKLYQYKGNYSYYLQKKEERITSENASIDKAKNLFVKELEWMRRQPKARTTKSKSRQDDFYVIKEKAQSRRKENVVELEINMERMGSKIIELHKLSKKFKDRVILDNFSFDFQRGERIGIIGKNGTGKSTFLNLLTGTIPPDSGRVVKGDTIKIGYYTQSGINPKPGQRVIDIIKEYGEYIPLTKGKIISASQLLERFLFDAKKQYDYVEKLSGGELKRLYLCTVLIQNPNFLILDEPTNDLDIVTLNVLESFLLDYPGCLLVVSHDRYFMDKIVDHLFVFRGQGEIENFPGNYSDFRAYEDSADVSSAKEETKTEKKDWKQNNTTGNLTFNEQKEYQKIEREIKDLEIEKTKIEQLFSDGKVADADIEKKANELQSIINKIDQKEERWFELSAKLEG
- a CDS encoding FKBP-type peptidyl-prolyl cis-trans isomerase; its protein translation is MKQLLSALLAIALFISCSKDKDEVTDYTAQNEKEITDYLAANNLTAQRTDSGLYYIIDKPGEGDNPTINSNVTVIYKGYFTDGTVFDETDKDVKEGEEKKGVSFGLNQVIQGWKEGIPFFKPGGEGKLLIPSHLGYGSKDYKSIPGGSVLIFDITLKSVN
- a CDS encoding class I SAM-dependent methyltransferase, with the protein product MLFQIKSYLKFLWNSKNEHGVHSPFVFSLLTKCFYDKKPKPEYAILKKYRKSLLENKNFIEVTDFGAGSKVFKSNKRQISKIASTAGISPKRAELLFRVTNYFQPKNVLEIGTSLGLATSALALGNTNAKVITIEGCPNTANAAQNELDRFDCKNVENIVSEFESFLISENLNSKIYDLIYFDGNHSKKATLTYFEVLLQTINNDSVWIFDDIHWSPEMEEAWEIIKNHPKVKVTIDTFQWGFVFFRYEQEKEHFVIRA
- a CDS encoding DUF6565 domain-containing protein yields the protein MKNIQLVLGIALIALGFTSCKDEKQEQAQKKVDAYVAYVDSVKNVSAENLKADWKAVDAEYDRRSQEAQAALADLKDNSAATEKVNASKTKYEEFKNEMSTVFAPPAPAPSPKQQLRDALFGAGKIGDDMNFSWVNAQNIHSVYQQFVHTVEDNKDKYSREDWDEVKLMYEALDSRKNTVEKEGLTAEDNRKIAGLKIKFAPMYTVNRMGAKSEENKDAKK